ACCGTTGAGTTCGAGAATTCCGGTTCTAGCTCTTGTCCGAGAATCTTCCGAAGTTGTCTGAAAAATCATCTACCGGCAGAATGCTCGTTGCAGGTTCCATAGATGTTTAAGCTATGTCCTGTAATTTTGAAACCGTTGTCTTTTGCGGCTTGTTCTTGAAGTTGTTCGATTCTTTCATCCACAAATTCTACGATCTTTCCGCAGACTGTGCAGATGATATGATCGTGATGTTTGTGTCCGATGATGTGCTCGTAATATTTGTAATCTTTTCCGAAGTTGTGTTCCTGCAACAAACCGGCAGAAACCATAATCGAAAGAATTCTATAGATCGTCGCCTTTGAGATTTGATCTCTTTGATCCTTGAATTCTTCCAAAAGTCCTTCTGCAGTGAAGTGATTGTGGAGAGAAAAAATTCTTTCCGCAACCAGCATTCTCTGGTTCGTGATTTTCAGACCTTCTTTCTGAAGGTATTCCGAAAAAGTCTGCATTTCCATGCGGACCGCAGGTTCCGTTTTGTTTAGAATGGCTTCTTGTTTTTCTCGATTCATAAGAGATTACTCAAGGGGCGGGTCAAGATTATCAGGGATCGATCTTCCCGGCAATAGAAAAATACCAAGCTCTTTCCATCTCCTCGGCGATTCGAATCGCCATTATTTTCAAGAGACGAGCTTGAGCCTGGCTCTCACTCTCTCTAAATCCGACTTGATCGGAGAAGATAATTCTAACCGGAATTTCTTCCCTTTCCAAGGTTATTTTCTGTCCGCCCGCCTTCTGCAATTCAAGTCGGACTATGATCAACATTTCTCTCGAAATGGATTGTCCTCCTTGATCGAGAAGATTTCCGACAAGTTGATAGTGAACGATTTCTCCGTAGAGTCGATAAGCCGCGAT
This window of the Leptospira barantonii genome carries:
- a CDS encoding Fur family transcriptional regulator, with the protein product MNREKQEAILNKTEPAVRMEMQTFSEYLQKEGLKITNQRMLVAERIFSLHNHFTAEGLLEEFKDQRDQISKATIYRILSIMVSAGLLQEHNFGKDYKYYEHIIGHKHHDHIICTVCGKIVEFVDERIEQLQEQAAKDNGFKITGHSLNIYGTCNEHSAGR
- the lptE gene encoding LPS assembly lipoprotein LptE, with protein sequence MFLARLAIFLIVILTTFNCAYFTREPRNPPKIDGVPIPDDQRRLYVQNFRNNSYGMGVQTLLTELVRSEIDSRGRFIQTREKSIAAYRLYGEIVHYQLVGNLLDQGGQSISREMLIIVRLELQKAGGQKITLEREEIPVRIIFSDQVGFRESESQAQARLLKIMAIRIAEEMERAWYFSIAGKIDP